A stretch of Metabacillus sp. FJAT-52054 DNA encodes these proteins:
- a CDS encoding acetoin utilization protein AcuC: MKDSLFVYSEDYLNYQFNQHHPFNQLRVKLTLDLLKKMGKIDDSMMIPARKASAEELALIHDRKYIEAVQKAGKGELGEEEAGNYGIGTEDTPIFAGMHDASAALVGGTLEAVDAVMSGRAKHALNLGGGLHHGFRGKASGFCVYNDSSVAIKYMQEKYQARVMYVDTDAHHGDGVQWTFYDDPTVCTLSLHETGRYLFPGTGNVTERGHGAGYGYSFNIPLDAFTEDESWLDAYRKSFREVVKFFKPDVIFSQNGADAHYLDPLTHLSSTMDIYKEIPKIAHELAHEYCDGRWIAVGGGGYDIWRVVPRAWAMVWLQMQNEIPSGPLPQDWLDAWQSQSPVPLPLCWEDPRPLYKPIPRKSEIEEKNANTVAKALQIIQQNQMTRKNVNG, translated from the coding sequence ATGAAGGACTCCCTATTTGTATACTCTGAGGATTACCTGAACTATCAGTTTAACCAGCATCATCCATTTAACCAGCTTCGTGTAAAACTGACATTGGATTTGCTTAAGAAAATGGGGAAAATCGATGACAGTATGATGATTCCCGCAAGGAAAGCTTCAGCTGAAGAACTTGCATTGATTCATGACCGGAAATATATTGAGGCTGTACAAAAAGCAGGAAAAGGAGAATTAGGAGAAGAGGAAGCAGGTAATTACGGGATTGGCACAGAGGACACGCCCATCTTTGCAGGAATGCATGATGCAAGTGCAGCGCTAGTGGGAGGTACGCTTGAGGCAGTTGATGCAGTAATGTCCGGAAGAGCCAAGCACGCTTTAAATTTAGGAGGCGGGCTGCATCATGGGTTCCGGGGGAAGGCTTCTGGATTTTGTGTTTATAACGATAGTTCAGTAGCCATTAAATATATGCAGGAAAAATACCAGGCAAGAGTTATGTATGTAGATACGGATGCCCATCATGGGGACGGAGTCCAATGGACTTTTTATGATGATCCGACTGTTTGCACATTATCCTTGCATGAGACCGGGCGGTATTTATTTCCCGGGACAGGAAATGTGACAGAACGCGGGCATGGGGCTGGATACGGCTATTCCTTCAACATCCCTCTTGATGCGTTTACAGAAGATGAATCCTGGCTCGATGCCTACAGAAAATCATTTCGGGAAGTTGTCAAATTCTTTAAACCGGATGTTATCTTTTCACAAAATGGTGCCGATGCTCATTATCTAGACCCGCTTACACATCTTTCATCAACGATGGACATTTACAAAGAGATTCCAAAGATTGCTCACGAACTGGCTCATGAATATTGCGATGGCAGGTGGATTGCCGTGGGCGGCGGCGGTTATGATATATGGCGGGTCGTTCCAAGAGCCTGGGCCATGGTTTGGCTGCAAATGCAAAACGAGATCCCTTCAGGTCCTCTTCCCCAGGATTGGCTGGATGCCTGGCAATCCCAATCACCAGTTCCTCTTCCTTTGTGCTGGGAAGACCCTAGGCCCCTTTACAAACCGATTCCCCGCAAATCTGAAATTGAAGAAAAGAATGCGAACACGGTTGCTAAAGCGCTGCAAATCATACAGCAAAATCAAATGACTAGGAAAAATGTTAATGGATAA
- a CDS encoding GNAT family N-acetyltransferase: MEHKKTYNAMELKTPNGSLIIEGPIASGKLADYEFHRDLVAFRPPGQQHKALIEIADLPEGRILIARHKHTIVGYVTYLYPDPLERWSEGKMENLIELGAIEVIPEFRGCAAGKNLLRVSMMDDKMEDYIIITTEYYWHWDLKGTGLNVWEYRKVMEKMMNAGGLEWFATDEPEISSHPANCLMARIGKRVVPDSIQKFDRLRFKNRFMY, encoded by the coding sequence ATGGAACATAAAAAAACCTATAATGCCATGGAATTGAAAACTCCTAACGGCTCTCTTATAATTGAAGGCCCAATTGCATCCGGTAAACTGGCAGACTATGAATTTCACAGAGATTTAGTGGCTTTCAGACCTCCAGGGCAGCAGCATAAAGCATTAATTGAAATAGCCGATTTGCCCGAGGGAAGAATTCTCATTGCCCGCCATAAACATACAATCGTCGGATATGTAACGTATCTGTACCCGGACCCTTTGGAGAGATGGTCAGAAGGAAAGATGGAAAATTTGATTGAGCTTGGTGCCATTGAAGTAATTCCAGAGTTTAGAGGATGCGCGGCCGGAAAAAACCTTCTGAGAGTGTCGATGATGGATGACAAAATGGAAGATTACATCATCATCACAACAGAATATTACTGGCATTGGGATTTAAAAGGAACAGGCTTAAACGTTTGGGAATATCGTAAAGTAATGGAAAAAATGATGAATGCCGGCGGACTTGAATGGTTTGCAACGGATGAACCGGAGATCAGCTCCCATCCTGCCAATTGCTTAATGGCTAGGATTGGAAAAAGAGTCGTTCCTGACTCCATTCAGAAATTTGATAGACTTCGCTTTAAAAACCGTTTCATGTACTAG
- the ccpA gene encoding catabolite control protein A — MSNITIYDVAREANVSMATVSRVVNGNPNVKPTTRKKVLESIERLGYRPNAVARGLASKKTTTVGVIIPDISSIFYAELARGIEDIATMYKYNIILSNSDQNQDKELHLLNTMLGKQVDGILFMSGNVTSAHTEEFKRSPVPIVLAASIDMENETPSVNINYEQGAYDAVTMLADKGHKRIGYVSGPLEEPTNREKKLNGYKRALKDAGISFDENLVTEGDYTYDSGIEAYEKLEELSDKPTAIFVGTDEMALGVIHAAQDRGRSIPADVEIIGFDNTRLATMVRPQLTTVVQPTYDIGAVAMRLLTKLMNKETVEEKAVELPHRIEVRQSTK, encoded by the coding sequence ATGAGCAATATCACCATATATGATGTGGCGCGGGAAGCAAATGTATCAATGGCAACCGTATCACGTGTCGTGAATGGCAATCCAAACGTAAAACCTACAACAAGAAAAAAGGTGCTCGAATCCATTGAGCGACTAGGCTATCGCCCGAACGCAGTCGCAAGAGGCCTGGCAAGCAAAAAGACAACAACAGTAGGTGTAATCATTCCGGATATTTCCAGTATCTTTTATGCAGAACTGGCTAGAGGAATAGAAGACATTGCAACGATGTATAAGTACAATATTATTTTAAGCAATTCGGATCAAAATCAGGATAAAGAGCTCCATTTACTTAATACAATGCTTGGAAAACAAGTGGACGGAATTCTGTTTATGAGCGGAAACGTTACAAGCGCCCATACTGAAGAATTCAAGCGTTCTCCTGTTCCTATTGTACTTGCTGCCTCTATAGACATGGAAAACGAAACACCTTCCGTTAACATTAATTATGAACAGGGTGCTTATGATGCGGTAACTATGCTTGCTGATAAAGGGCACAAACGGATCGGCTATGTTTCAGGTCCATTAGAAGAGCCGACAAATCGTGAAAAGAAGCTAAACGGCTATAAGCGTGCACTTAAGGATGCAGGAATTTCATTTGACGAAAATCTCGTTACTGAGGGAGATTATACTTACGACTCAGGGATTGAGGCGTATGAAAAACTCGAGGAATTATCAGACAAGCCTACAGCGATTTTTGTAGGTACAGATGAAATGGCATTAGGTGTGATTCATGCAGCCCAAGATCGTGGACGCAGCATTCCTGCTGATGTAGAAATCATCGGATTCGATAATACACGTTTGGCTACAATGGTACGTCCGCAGCTTACGACAGTCGTCCAGCCGACTTATGACATTGGAGCGGTTGCTATGCGTTTACTGACTAAGCTAATGAACAAAGAAACAGTTGAAGAAAAAGCAGTTGAACTTCCGCACCGCATTGAAGTGCGCCAGTCAACGAAATAA
- a CDS encoding acetoin utilization AcuB family protein: MIVDQIMNKKVITLYPGDTLAKAIDVMKKERIRHIPIVNENGSLAGIVSDRDVKDASPSVFQLIEKVDELDQPLENIMKTDVVTGHPLDFVEEISSIFYERKIGCMPILKAGKLTGIITESDLLHTFVQLTGANQPGSQIEVKVPNRAGLLSEVSGIFQQRNINIASVLVYPDRDEHFKILVFRVQTMNPTGIISDLEAAGYHVLWPNMPGMPL, encoded by the coding sequence ATGATTGTCGATCAGATCATGAACAAAAAGGTCATCACACTTTATCCAGGGGATACATTAGCAAAAGCAATCGATGTGATGAAGAAGGAAAGAATCCGGCATATCCCAATCGTTAATGAAAATGGGTCACTTGCCGGGATTGTCTCAGACCGGGATGTTAAAGACGCAAGCCCTTCAGTATTTCAGCTAATCGAAAAAGTGGACGAGTTAGACCAGCCGCTCGAAAATATTATGAAGACGGATGTGGTAACAGGACATCCGCTCGATTTCGTTGAAGAAATTTCATCTATCTTTTATGAACGGAAAATCGGCTGCATGCCTATATTAAAAGCAGGTAAACTTACAGGGATCATTACCGAATCAGACCTGCTTCATACTTTTGTTCAGCTTACGGGAGCAAATCAGCCGGGATCGCAAATAGAGGTAAAAGTGCCGAATCGGGCAGGGTTGCTATCCGAAGTATCAGGCATTTTTCAGCAGCGCAATATTAATATAGCAAGCGTCCTCGTTTACCCAGATCGGGATGAGCATTTTAAAATCCTTGTATTCAGGGTGCAAACCATGAACCCTACTGGCATTATTTCTGATTTGGAGGCGGCCGGTTACCATGTTTTATGGCCAAATATGCCGGGGATGCCGTTATGA
- the acsA gene encoding acetate--CoA ligase produces the protein MKLEALPASKGNHNLKDYDEAYENFNWKDAEKNFSWHQTGKLNAAYEAIDRHAETHRKNKVALYYRDPSRNEKYTFKEMKDLSNQAGNVLRQAANVEKGDRVFVFMPRTPELYFIILGAIKAGAIVGPLFEAFMEGAVKDRLFDSSAKVIVTTPDLLDRIPHDELPELKHIILVGDETVEGDFIHFQKEMEKARKDFETEWLDAEDGMLLHYTSGSTGKPKGVLHVQRAMIQHYQTAEWVLDMKEDDVYWCTADPGWVTGTVYGIFGPWLHGASNVIVGGRFQPEAWYQTIEDLGVTVWYSAPTAFRMLMGAGDEIIKNYDLSSLRHVLSVGEPLNPEVIRWGTKVFSQRIHDTWWMTETGAQTICNYPSLEIKPGSMGKPVPGVKAAIVDDQGNELPAYQMGNLAIKKGWPSMMYAIWNNKEKYESYFMPGDWYVSGDSAYMDEDGYFWFQGRIDDVIMTSGERVGPFEVESKLVEHPAIAEAGVIGKPDPVRGEIIKAFIALRDGYEPSDELSEEIRTFVKKGLAAHAAPREIEFKDKLPKTRSGKIMRRVLKAWELDLPAGDLSTMED, from the coding sequence ATGAAATTGGAAGCGCTGCCAGCGTCGAAGGGTAATCATAATCTAAAAGACTACGATGAAGCGTATGAGAATTTTAACTGGAAAGATGCGGAGAAGAATTTCTCCTGGCATCAAACGGGAAAATTAAACGCAGCCTATGAAGCAATTGATCGTCATGCAGAGACCCATCGGAAGAATAAAGTTGCGCTTTATTATCGAGACCCTTCCCGAAACGAAAAATATACGTTTAAAGAAATGAAGGATCTATCTAATCAGGCAGGCAATGTACTCCGCCAGGCGGCCAATGTTGAAAAAGGCGACCGGGTTTTCGTCTTTATGCCGAGAACACCTGAACTTTACTTTATCATTCTTGGCGCCATTAAAGCAGGAGCGATTGTCGGGCCGCTATTTGAAGCATTCATGGAGGGCGCGGTGAAGGACCGTCTTTTTGACAGCAGTGCTAAGGTCATTGTGACGACACCTGACCTGCTTGATCGGATTCCTCATGATGAGCTTCCGGAATTAAAGCACATTATTCTAGTAGGAGATGAGACGGTCGAAGGCGACTTCATCCATTTTCAAAAGGAAATGGAAAAGGCAAGAAAGGATTTTGAAACAGAGTGGCTGGATGCTGAGGACGGCATGCTCCTTCATTATACTTCCGGTTCTACAGGGAAGCCAAAAGGTGTCCTTCATGTTCAGCGGGCCATGATCCAGCATTATCAGACAGCTGAATGGGTTCTTGATATGAAGGAAGATGACGTATATTGGTGCACAGCTGATCCAGGGTGGGTAACGGGTACCGTCTATGGGATTTTCGGACCTTGGCTGCACGGTGCGTCAAATGTTATTGTCGGAGGCAGATTCCAACCGGAAGCCTGGTATCAGACAATTGAGGATCTGGGGGTTACGGTTTGGTACAGTGCTCCGACAGCCTTTAGAATGCTGATGGGGGCAGGGGATGAAATTATCAAAAACTACGATCTCAGCAGCCTGCGCCACGTATTAAGCGTCGGGGAGCCTCTCAATCCGGAGGTAATACGGTGGGGAACAAAAGTATTCAGCCAAAGAATTCATGATACGTGGTGGATGACGGAAACCGGAGCCCAAACCATCTGCAACTACCCGAGTCTTGAAATTAAGCCGGGGTCAATGGGAAAACCGGTACCAGGAGTCAAGGCGGCCATTGTTGATGATCAGGGGAATGAACTGCCTGCCTATCAAATGGGAAATCTGGCAATTAAAAAGGGCTGGCCTTCCATGATGTATGCGATATGGAACAACAAGGAAAAATATGAATCCTATTTTATGCCCGGCGACTGGTATGTATCAGGGGATTCCGCTTATATGGATGAAGACGGATACTTCTGGTTCCAGGGAAGAATTGATGATGTAATTATGACATCGGGGGAGCGCGTAGGCCCGTTTGAAGTAGAAAGCAAGCTGGTTGAACATCCGGCAATCGCAGAAGCCGGGGTAATCGGCAAGCCCGACCCTGTGCGCGGAGAAATCATAAAAGCATTTATTGCATTAAGAGACGGCTATGAGCCATCTGATGAATTGAGCGAGGAAATCCGGACGTTTGTAAAGAAAGGTCTGGCTGCACATGCTGCCCCAAGAGAAATTGAATTCAAAGATAAGCTTCCTAAAACACGAAGCGGAAAAATCATGCGCAGAGTATTGAAGGCCTGGGAGCTGGATCTGCCAGCAGGTGATTTGTCGACAATGGAAGACTAA